The following are encoded together in the Gavia stellata isolate bGavSte3 chromosome 23, bGavSte3.hap2, whole genome shotgun sequence genome:
- the CRNKL1 gene encoding crooked neck-like protein 1 yields the protein MASTAAGKQRIPKVAKVKNKAPAEVQITAEQLLREAKERELELLPPPPQQKITDVEELNDYKLRKRKTFEDNIRKNRTVISNWIKYAQWEESLKEIQRARSIYERALDVDYRNVTLWLKYAEMEMKNRQVNHARNIWDRAITTLPRVNQFWYKYTYMEEMLGNVAGSRQVFERWMEWQPEEQAWHSYINFELRYKEVDRARTIYERFVIVHPDVKNWIKYARFEEKHSYFAHARKVYERAVEFFGEEHMDEHLYVAFAKFEENQKEFERVRVIYKYALDRIPKQEAQNLFKNYTIFEKKFGDRRGIEDIIVSKRRFQYEEEVKANPHNYDAWFDYLRLVESDTDAETVREVYERAIANVPPIQEKRHWKRYIYLWINYALYEELEAKDAERTRQVYQACIELIPHKKFTFAKIWLLYAQFEIRQKNLPLARRALGTSIGKCPKNKLFKGYIELELQLREFDRCRKLYEKFLEFAPENCTSWIKFAELETILGDIDRARAIYELAIGQPRLDMPEVLWKSYIDFEIEQEEYEKTRNLYRRLLQRTQHVKVWISFAQFELSAGREESLSRCRQIYEEANKAMRNCEEKEERVMLLESWRNFEEEFGTDTTKERIDKLMPEKIKKRRKLQAEDGSDAGWEEYYDYIFPEDTANQPNLKLLAMAKLWKKQQQESEAAEMDPDKDIDESQS from the exons ATGGCGTCTACGGCGGCCGGGAAGCAGCGGATCCCTAAAGTGGCGAAG gtgaaaaataaagcacCTGCAGAAGTTCAGAtcacagcagaacagcttttaAGAGAAGCAAAGGAGAGAGAACTTGAACTTCTTCCACCACCTCCACAACAGAAGATCACAGATGTTGAAGAGCTCAATGACTATAAACTCCGGAAAaggaag ACTTTTGAAGAtaacataagaaaaaacaggaCTGTAATCAGTAACTGGATAAAGTACGCACAATGGGAGGAAAGcctaaaagaaatacagag aGCCCGTTCCATTTACGAGCGTGCTTTAGATGTAGACTACAGAAATGTCACACTCTGGCTGAAATatgcagaaatggaaatgaagaacCGCCAGGTTAATCATGCCCGAAACATTTGGGATCGAGCCATTACCACCCTCCCCAGGGTGAACCAGTTCTG GTATAAGTATACTTACATGGAAGAGATGTTGGGGAATGTTGCTGGATCACGTCAGGTGTTTGAACGTTGGATGGAGTGGCAACCAGAGGAGCAAGCTTGGCATTCCTACATTAACTTCGAACTAAGATACAAGGAGGTGGACAGGGCACGTACCATTTATGAGAGAT TTGTTATTGTTCATCCTGATGTTAAGAACTGGATCAAGTATGCCCGCTTTGAAGAGAAGCACAGTTATTTTGCTCACGCAAGGAAGGTATACGAGAGGGCAGTGGAGTTCTTTGGAGAAGAGCATATGGATGAGCACTTGTACGTGGCTTTTGCAAAATTTGAGGAGAACCAGAAAGAA TTTGAAAGAGTAAGGGTGATCTACAAGTACGCCTTGGATAGAATTCCAAAACAGGAGGCTCAAAATCTCTTCAAGAATTACACCATCTTTGAGAAGAAGTTTGGAGACAGAAGGGGAATTGAAGACATCATTGTCAGCAAGAGAAGATTCCAGTATGAAGAGGAAGTGAAG GCAAATCCCCATAACTACGACGCATGGTTTGACTACCTGAGGTTAGTTGAAAGTGACACAGATGCCGAGACTGTCCGAGAAGTGTATGAAAGAGCCATCGCCAATGTTCCCCCAATTCAAGAGAAAAGACACTGGAAAAGATACATCTATCTTTGGATTAACTATGCATTATATGAAGAGCTGGAGGCAAAG GATGCAGAGCGAACCAGACAAGTCTATCAGGCATGTATCGAGCTCATTCCCCATAAGAAG tttacGTTTGCCAAAATATGGCTGCTGTATGCACAATTTGAAATACGCCAGAAAAATCTTCCACTTGCTAGAAGAGCTTTG GGGACATCCATAGGTAAATGTCCAAAAAACAAACTGTTTAAAGGTTATATTGAATTGGAGTTACAATTGCGAGAATTTGATCGTTGCCGAAAGCTGTATGAAAAGTTCTTGGAGTTTGCACCGGAAAACTGCACATCATGGATTAAATTTGCTGAACTAGAGACAATTCTTGGCGATATTGATAGAGCCCGTGCAATATATGAGTTGGCTATTGGGCAGCCCCGGCTAGACATGCCAGAG GTTCTTTGGAAATCCTACATTGACTTTGAAATTGAGCAAGAGGAGtatgagaaaacaagaaatcttTACCGCAGATTACTTCAGCGGACACAGCATGTTAAG GTATGGATCAGCTTTGCACAGTTTGAGCTATCtgcaggaagggaggagagtTTGTCAAGATGCCGGCAGATTTATGAAGAGGCTAATAAAGCAATGCGAAACTGcgaggagaaagaggagagagtcATGCTTCTGGAATCCTGGAGAAACTTTGAAGAGGAGTTTGGAACTGATACCACTAAAGAGAGGATAGATAAACTTAtgcctgaaaaaataaagaagaggagaaaactgCAGGCTGAAGATGGG tcTGATGCTGGCTGGGAGGAATACTATGATTATATTTTCCCAGAAGATACTGCCAATCAGCCTAATCTCAAACTACTTGCTATGGCTAAACTCTGGAAGAAACAGCAACAGGAGAGCGAAGCTGCAGAGATGGATCCAGACAAAGACATTGATGAAAGCCAGTCTTAA